The following DNA comes from Winogradskyella sp. PG-2.
TAGATTGTTAAAAGCCTTCAGTAAATTACTACTGGGGTTTTTTTTTATGTTTCCCATCTAATTATCATAGGTGTTTTCAATTGTTTTTTATAATTTTATAGTCAAAATAAATATCAATGACTATTACACAATTAAAATATGCTTTAGCTATAGCAGAACATAAAAATTTCACAAAAGCAGCAGAAAAGTGTTTTGTAACCCAGCCGACTTTAAGTACTCAAATTCAGAAACTTGAAGATGAATTAGATATCATAATTTTTGATCGCGGAAAAAAACCTATCGAAGTCACTGATGTAGGTAGAAAAATTATTTTTCAAGCGCGTAATATTGTAAACGAAGCCGATCGCATTCAAGATATTGTAGACCAACAAAAAGGATTTATCGGTGGTGAGTTTAGATTAGGAATTATCCCAACGGTGATGCCTACGCTCTTACCAATGTTTTTAAATAATTTTATTAAGAAATATCCAAAAGTAAAACTTAAAATAGAAGAGTTAACCACTGAAGAAATAATAACACGTATTAGCGATGGTCATTTAGATGCTGCCATAGCATCTACGCCTTTAGAAAGTGATAATATAAAAGAGCGTGTTTTGTATTATGAGCCTTTCGTAGCTTATGTACCAAATAACCACAGACTAAGAGATAAAAAAACCATTGAAGTTGCAGATTTAGACATTGAAGATATGCTACTCTTAGAAGATGGTCATTGCTTTAGAGATGGAGTGATTAATTTATGTAAAGCCTTTAAGAATCAAACAGACGACAATTTTCAACTAGAAAGCGGAAGTATTGAAACTTTAATTAAATTATCTAATGAAGGTATGGGAATGACGCTTCTTCCTTATTTACATACTTTAGATATCAGAGAAAAGCTCAATCCGAATCTTAGACATTTCACAGAACCATCACCAGCAAGAGAAGTGAGTATTATTTATCACAAAAGTGAATTAAAAATGCAGATTATAGATGCCATGCACGATGTTATATCAGGTATTATTCGTGGTGCAATTGCATTTCAAAATGTCGAGATTGTAAGTCCTTTGTCAAAATAAAAAAAGCGACTCGTGAGTCGCTTTTTTCTATGCTTTTAAATAAATTAAACATTGATTTAATTCTGGGTTTTGATTGATTAGGGACTGAATAAAAATTCTGAGATCTTCTAGTTCGTGAGGCAGTAATCGTTTTACTGCTTTTTGTACTTCTTTACAGAATAATGTCGTATCAAAACTCACTTTGTTTAGTACAATTTTAGTGTACTCATACATTGCTCTCGCCATAAGGTTTTTCAAATTTTAGGTTTAATGAAAAGTAGATTTTTTCTATAGGCTATTATTTCAATTATGACTCTAAGGTAGAAAAAAAACGCTTTCAATCAGAAAATAATATAAAGTTTAACAGCTATTTATGTTAAAAGTTTGAAATTAATCGATGAGTATACTAAAGTATCATGAAGAACTCCTACACCCTAATTCACTGACTATCTAAATGTTACCAAAAAAATTAAAACGGTTATCTCCATCTAATAAATCACCTAGACCTCCAAGAATACTTCCTTCTCCTTTAGATTTTCCACCTCTTGGTACAGATGCTAAAACTCTACCAGCTAATCTGCTAAATGGCAACGATTGAATGTAGACTTTCCCAGGACCTTCTAGTCTTGCAAAAAACAACCCTTCACCTCCAAATATTGAATTTCTAATTCCTCCTACAAACTCTATATCATAATCGACACTCTGAGTGAATCCTATAATACATCCTGTATCTACACGCAAAGTTTCACCAGCGGCCAAGGTTTTTACAGCTGTAGTTCCTCCAGCATGAACAAATGCCATACCATCACCTTCTAGCTTTTGCATAATAAAACCTTCACCACCAAAAAGTCCTCTACCTAATTTTTTAGAAAACTCAATACCTACACTAACTCCTTTAGCTGCGCATAAAAATGCATCCTTCTGACAAATAAATTTTCCACCAAACTCCATTAAGTCTATTGGAATAATTTTACCAGGATATGGAGAAGCAAAAGAAACATTCCGTTTTCCAGTAAGATTATTATAAAATGCAGTCATAAAAAGACTTTCCCCTGTAAGAATGCGCTTTCCTGCACCAAGTATTTTACCAAAGAAACCTGTATCCTTCTGAGAGCCATCACCAAAAATAGTGTCCATTTTTATACCATCATCCATCATCATAAAACTACCAGATTCAGCAATAACACCTTCATCAGGATCTAGTTCTATTTCTACATATTGCATTTCTTCTCCATAAATACGATAATCTATTTCGTGCGCATTTCTATCATTATAATCTGGCAATTTTTCCATAATATTTTTTTTCGTTTAAGATTGATTCACTTATCTGTTGTTCTAATTCAAAATTTGTTACAATAAAAAGTAGTTCTGCTTTTTAGCTCTGCAATAGTAACTTTTACCCCTTAACTTTAAGAGTCCATTCAAAATTAAAAGAAGAGACTTCTACTCCATCTTTATTTATTCCATTAGCATTTAACCAAACCGTTTGGCCTTCTCCTGTTTCTATAGCCTTTGAAATAGCATCGTCGATTTTATGACCTTCTTTACAAGTAAATGTTATCCTGCCTGTAGCCTTCTTAGTAAATGACGCATTATTGTTTGCCACTAACATAGATACTTTCTTACCACTTTCTTTAGTCTTTTTCATTACCAACGCTCCAGTGGTGAGCTCAGCAGCCATGCCTTGCACTGCCCAAAACATAGACTTAAATGGGTTTTGATTAACCCAACGATGTTTAACAGAAACAATACAAGTTGTATCATCTAAATGTTTAGTACGCACTCCTGTAAAATAGGCTGCAGGTAGCTTAAACATTAAGAATGTATTGAGCTTTGAAGGTGATATATTCATATATAATAGTAATAATTTCCACTAAAATAATTGAATTAATCAAATCAAACTAATGTTAATAAAATGTTAATATTTAGTACTATGCGTAACATAATACCTTTTTAAAGACATATATTTGTATAAGAAACTATTATATACTTTTAAAAATGTTAGACAATCACCACAAAAATTTAGCTACTTTTATACATCTATCAACCTTTTCAAGGTTTATTATTCCATTCGGAAATTTCATAGGTCCTATAGTACTATGGGCAGCAAATAAAGAAAAATCAGAATTTATAGATCAGCATGGTAAACAAGCAATCAATTTTCAGATTAGTGTTTTACTATATGCTATTATTATAGGAACGATAAGTATGCCATTTTTTATATTCAAATTATTTAGAGGCTTGGACGTTATTGATTTTCATGGCTTCCATAATTTTCACATTAACATCGGAGAACCTTCCCCTCTATTATATATAGGTGGTGGATTAGGTGTTTTAGCTGTAATCGCTTTTATAGTAGAACTAGCTCTAATCGTTAAAGCAAGTTTATCAGCTAGAGATGGCAATGTATATAAATATCCATTGACAATCAATTTTTTAAAATAAATCAAAATATTCATCAATAATCAATCAAAAAATGAACAGTTTAATCGAATTAAAGACTCATAACACATGAAGATAGAAAACACAAAAGCACAAATGCGTAAAGGTGTTCTAGAATATTGCATTTTATCAATTCTAAGAGATGATGATGCGTATGTTGCAGAAATTTTAGGCACACTAAAAGACGCAAAAATGCTTGTTGTAGAAGGAACTATATATCCACTATTAACAAGATTAAAGAATGCTGGATTACTCAATTACCGTTGGGAAGAATCCACTTCCGGACCACCCAGAAAATATTATGGTCTTACCGAAACAGGAAAGCTGTTTCTAAAAGAACTAAACTCCACTTGGAGCGACTTACAAAATGCAGTTAATTTAGTAACAAGTACAAAAACAACAAAGAAATGAATAAAACAGTCAATATAAATTTAGCAGGTATATTCTTCCACATAGATGAAGATGCATATCTTAAATTATCACGCTATCTTGAGGCTATAAAACGTTCATTTACAGACTCTCAAGGTCGTTCAGAAATTATTTCTGATATAGAAGCACGTATCGCAGAGTTATTCTCAGAGCGCATACAAAACGAAAAGCAAGTCGTTGGAGTTAAGTTAGTCGATGAAGTTATCACCATTATGGGACAACCTGAAGACTATATCGTTGATGATGAAATTTTTGAAGATGAACCACAGCCTAGACAAAGACAAAATTCTAGGCCAACAAAAAAACTTTACAGAGACACTGACAACTCATACATAGGTGGTGTTGCTGCAGGTTTAGCACATTACTTTGGTATAGAATCCATTTGGATACGTCTAATATGGCTACTATTAGCTATTGGATCTGGTGGTACATTTATTTTAATTTATCTCATTTTCTGGGCTTTAGTACCTGAGGCCAAAACTACAGCGGAAAAGCTGACCATGTCTGGTGATGCTGTAAACATCAGTAATATTGAAAAAAAAATTAAAGACGGTATTGATACGGTTTCAGAAAACCTAAAAAATGTCGATTTAAAAAAACATGGAGATAAGCTTAAAGAGGGTTTCGATAATGTCTCAGATAATATTTCTGAGACGGTAAAAAGCGTAGATTTTCAGAAACAAGGGAATCGACTAAAATCAAGTTCTCAAACGTTCTTTGATTCTATAGGAAGTATTATGATGTTCTTCCTAAAAGTTTTTGCAAAGTTTATTGGTATCATTCTTATTATTGTAGGTATTAGTACATTAATATCTTTAATCGTTGCTTTATTTACAGTAGGATTAACTGATGCAGTACATTTACCTGGTATGGATTTGTTATATGTTGCCAATGCAGCAAACATACCAATATGGCTAATGTCAATGTTATTATTCTTTGCTATTGGCATTCCATTTTTCTTTGTGTTTTACTTAGGATTAAAGATTTTAGTAAATAATCTAAAATCTATTGGAAACATAGCCAAGTTCACATTATTAGGACTTTGGTTAATGGCTATTATAGGGCTTGTAATTACTGGTGTAAAACAAGCAACAGAGCATGCATTCGACGCTAAAGTTGGAACTAAAAATGAATTAAATATAAAAGCCGGAGACTCAATAAATCTTAGCAATTCTAAATTAGATGATTACAACAGTTATCGCTACAATCATAATGGAGAATTTAGAATTATCGAAGATGATAATGGACGTAGTTTAGTCTCTTCAAACATTAAGTATATTGTTAAATCTACTACTGATTCTATAGCGTCTTTAACAATAGAAAAAGAAGCTACAGGTAGAAATTATGACAGAGCTAAAAAACGTGCTGAAAACATTAACTACGAATACAGATTAAATGACAATTCATTAGTATTAGATAACTTCTTAAAAACAGATATTGAAAATAAATTTAGTGAGCAAGAAGTGAGAGTAATCCTTTATTTACCAGAAGGAACTGTTCTCTATAGAGATGCTAACTTTTCAAGATCTTGGAGAAATAGATATAGTAGTTATGGCAATAACATTCTAAATAATATAGATAGTGGTCATTATTATAAAATAACGAAAGACAATGCAGAATGTCTAGACTGTAGACAAGAGATTGAACAAGAAGTGGAAGAAATTGAAACCTTAACAGAAGATTTGTCGTCAAATGAAGACAAGCCTGAAGTTAGCTTAAAGATAGACGAAGATGGAGTTGATTTAGAAGTTAACGACAATTGAGAACACTGTTTCTACAATTCAGTAACAATTAATTAAAATCAATAAAAAAGCTACACATATTTGTAGTGTAATTATCAATCAAAAATGAACCAATCAATCAAATCACTTTTGCTGTGCAGTATCGGAATCTTAATGAGCTCTGGTATTGCATTAGCGCAAGTGGACAAAAACTCTGACCTTTTTAAAACACTTGCAGCAAAAGACAGTATTCTTTTTAAAGTAGGTTTCAATAAATATAAAGTTGAAAAAAGCGCAGAATTAATGTTTGACGACCTTGAGTTTTATCACGATAAGGGCGGAATTTCAAACTCTAAAGAAGAATTTGTAAAGACCATGAAGAATAGACTTTGCAGAGAAAACAATCCTGAAAAGGTTTACAGATTTCTTGTTGAAGAAAGCTTAGAAGTATTTCCTATGTATGATAATGGAAAACTCTATGGCGCATTACAAAATGGCAAGCATTTCTTTTCTCCTAATGAATTTATGAATTTCGAAAAAACAGATAATTACGCTTTGTTTTCGCACCTCTGGATTATTGAAGATGATGAATGGAAACTAAAAAGAGTAATTAGTTATAACCATATATCAAAAGCAGTAGAAAATACTGTTGAAACAGTCACTGTATCAAAAGACACATTAGAATCTTATACAGGTACTTATTCAGCAAAAACAGTAAAAGTTACAATATCAATAAAAGAGGATAACTTATTACTTACATCTGGAGAAATGATTACAGAACTAAAGGCATTAACAGAAACGTTATTTGCACATCCACAGGCTCCACTAACCTTTGAGTTTGTTAGAAATGATGAAGAAAATGTAAACAAAATTCTAGTAAGAGAAAATGACAAAATCGTAGAAGAAGTTAAAAAACAATAAAATCAATTAAAATTATATCAACGTGTACTGAACTTGTTTCAGTATCAATCAAAAAACAAAAATCATGAGTACATTAACAAGAATTATTATCACCAGTATTATTAGCATATTAATGCTATCCTGCAATTTTTCAATGAATTTTGGAGAAGGTGTAGATGGAAACAGAAATGTTGTAACTGAAGACAGAAATATTTCTAATGACTTTATTACAATTAAAGTTGGCCAAGGATTAGATTTATATATTACACAATCTAATGCCGTTTCATTAAGTGTTGAGGCAGATGAAAACCTTCATGGCCTTATTATAACTGAAGTAGAAAATGGTGAATTACGCATATATACCAACGAAAACATAAGAAGAGCAGCTTCAAAAAAGATAATGCTAAACATTTCTGATATTTCCGCAATTAAAGCGACAAGTGGTGGAAGTGTGTATGACACTAAAGGTTTAGTATTAAATGAATTAGAACTTAACTCAACAAGTGGAGCTAATATTAGACTAGATGTTAAAACTGAAGTCTTAAACTGCCGCTCAACTAGTGGAAGCAACATTATATTAAACGGAACAACAAAAGAATTAACTGCTCAAGCCACAAGCGGAAGCAATATAAGAGCTTCAAAATTAAAAGCTGAAAGTTCTAAAGTAAAAGCAACTAGCGGTGCAAATATTTCAATTAATACTAATAAAGCCTTAACAGCTAGAGCTACTAGTGGAGGAAGTGTAAGATATTCTGGAAACCCAGAAAACATTAATAAATCGGATAGTTCCTCAGGTAGTATAAGAGCACAATAAAGTTATTTTTTTTATTACAAATAGCAAAAAATTAATTATATAAACAACTAATAATCAAACAATTAATAACCGCTTCAAATTCTTTATTGAGTTTGGGGCGGTTTTTGTATATCTTTGTTTAACAGCCGTAAAAGTGACCAAATTGTTGATTTGTGTCATATTTATAGTGAAATAAACATAATACATGAAAAAAATATTACTCATTCTAGTTTTAATAATGGTTGTATCACCAACTATTATAGCTCAAGAAAAAATTAAAGGAGATAGAAATGTCACCATCAAACAAACGTATATTGACGATTTTGACACTATAGTTGTTGATGGGGATTTTTCAATTGAAATCGTTTATAATAGTAAGCCATCTGTTAATGTTGAGGCTGATGATAATTTACACGATGTTATACAATTCAATGTTGTTGATGGTATACTCACTTTTGTAGAAACGGTAGGCATTACTTCAAAAAAGAAATTAAATATCACTGTAAATTATGGTGATGCACTACAAAACATTGAAGTTAAAGGTGATGGAGAAATTAGATCACTAACTTCTATGGAAATCAATAATGCCACATTAACTACATCAGGTAATTCAAGAGCATACCTAAATATAAAGACTACAAACTTTCTATACAAAAGCTCGGGAAAATCTAAAACAAGATTAAATCTTACAGCAGATTCTACTAAAGTTGAATTAAGTGATAATAGTAAACTAGATGCTTTAATCAACAGTAAGGTAGCAGACTTTGATCTTTATACACGTTCGGATGCTGTAATTGAAGGTTCTGCAAATAATTCTATAATTAGATTAGATAACTCTACAAACTTTAATAGTCCAAAATTTGACGTTAAAACAACTGATGTAAGTTTAGAAGATAGTAGTGATTTAACTATGGCTGTAAGTGAGAATATAACTCTATCAGCTTCGGGTAATAGTGAAATATACCTATATGGCAGTCCAGCAATTACTATCACTAAATTTGAAGATACTGCGAAACTTCAAAAAAAGAAGCCCAAATAGACACTTCAAATCAAAGCATAAAAAAGCCGAAACTCATTGCTTTGGCTTTTTAATTTATATTCTATTTTTTAGTTATAAGTTGGTGTAGCCACCTCAAAATCCGCATCCTTAGCTGCCAAATAACGTTCAGCATCTAAAGCAGCCATACAACCTGTACCAGCAGCTGTAATAGCTTGTCTATATACATGGTCTGCAGCATCACCACTAACAAAAACTCCTTCTACATTTGTTTTACTTGTTCCAGGAACTACATTTATAATGTAGCCTGTTTCATCAAGATTTAAATAATCTTTAAAGATATCTGTATTAGGTTTGTGACCAATAGCTACAAAAAATCCTGTTGCAGAAATATCAAACTTTTCATTAGTTTGATTATTAAACGCTCGGACACCAGTAACGACTTGACCATCACCTAAAACCTCATCAGTTTCAGTATTAAACAGTATTTCTATATTATCAGTATTCTTTACACGATTTGCCATGATTTTAGATGCTCTAAATTCATCACGTCTCACTAACATTGTTACTTTCTTACATAACTTTGATAAATAATGAGCTTCCTCAGCAGCAGAATCACCAGCACCTACAATCACAACCTCTTGGTTTCTGTAAAAGAAGCCATCACATACAGCACAAGCAGATACTCCTCCACCTAGCTCTAAATACTTTTGTTCAGACGGTAAACCTAAGTACTTAGCTGAGGCTCCTGTTGAAATAATAATTGTTGAAGCATGTATTTCCTTCTCATCATTCACCCATACTTTATGAATATCTCCAGAAAAATCTACCTTAGTTATCCAACCATGACGTACATCAGTTCCAAAACGTTCAGCTTGTTTTTGTAACTGCATCATCATTTCTGGTCCAGTAATACCATCTGGATATCCTGGGAAGTTCTCAACATCATTAGTTGTTGTTAATTGACCTCCAGGTTGAGTTCCTTGATATAAAACAGGAAACATATTAGCCCTAGACGCATAAATAGCAGCTGTATATCCAGCAGGTCCAGAACCTATTATTAAGCATTTTACCTTTTCAATTGTATCAGACATATCTTATGTTTTATTACACAACAAAAGTAGGTTTTTTGAGCAAATCCTTACATAGAAGTTATTAACACTAGCTATCGTATCATAAAGATTCTTAATTCCTTTATTTTCTCAATTTAATTTCTTAATTTTTAAGTGTTTAACAGCAAAACCTAACCCATTATGAAATCAAATATCTTAATCTTTAGCATGGTATTGTTACTTACTTTCTCATGCAAAAATAAACCAAAAAGCGATATTGAACCTACTGTAGTAGAAACTGTTCAAAAAGAAAAAGCCAATGGACTTAAAGGCACATGGGAACTTGTTGGCTTTTACAACTACAAAGACAATATAGTTGTAGATTCTTTTAAAACTTCTGATAAATCCAGACAACTTAAAATGTACACAGATACTAAAGTAATGTGGAGTAAACATAAGCCTGCAGATTCTTCAGAATGGTTTGGTTATGGCACATACAGTTACAAAGACGATATGCTCACTGAAATTTTAGAATTTGGATCTGCAGTTATGGACCAAGTTATTGCAGAAAAGAAAGAATTTACTTTTGAGCTTACCTTATCACCTAATAAATTTCAACAAATTGAATTAGATGAAGATGGAAATCGCATCTATTCGGAAAACTATATTCGTGTAGAATAAAAAAAACTCAGTAAAACTGAGCTTTTTTTAACTAAAGTCGGGGTGGCAGGATTCGAACCTGCGGCCTCCACGTCCCAAACGTGGCGCGATAACCGGGCTACGCTACACCCCGAATTAAGGGTTACCTTTTTCGGACTGCAAATATAGAGTTTTTCTTCATTATCCAACAACAATTTTCTAACTTTAAAATCTAATATTATTTAGATATAAATCATCATGAAAATAAGACTTCCAATTTTAGGTTTAATTCTAATTTCAATACTTACATGTGCACAAGACAAGAATCCCATAAACACAAAAAACAGTTATGAAGTCATCGTTTCTGACCTAAATATTCCTTGGGCATTTACCTTTCTTCCAGATGGCTCAATGTTAATAAATGAAAAGGCAGGAGAACTTATTCATTTTAAAAATGGAAAGAAGATATCTATTTCTGGGTTGCCAGAAATCTACGTTCGTGGACAAGGTGGTCTATTGGATATTATTCTACATCCTAATTACAAAGACAACGGTTGGATTTATTTTTCTTACGCATCTTCAGAAGGAGAAGGTCAAGGCGGAAACACAGCAGTTGCTAGAGGAAAATTAGACAATAACAAACTAGTTAATTTAGAAGTTCTATACAAAGCCACACCAAATACTAGAAGAGGTCAACATTTTGGGTCACGCCTTGTTTTTGATAAAGATGGCTATCTATTTTTCACCATTGGAGAACGCGGCAATAGAGATGTTAACCCTCAAGACTTCACTAGAGATTGTGGAAAAGTATATCGTCTAATTGACGATGGTTCTATTCCTAATGATAACCCATTTTTTAATACACCAAATGCAAAAAAGGCTATCTATTCATATGGACATAGAAACCCTCAAGGTATGATTCTCCATCCAAAAACAGGCGATATTTGGACACATGAGCACGGACCAAAAGGTGGAGATGAAATAAACATCATCAAATCTGGGAAAAATTACGGTTGGCCAATCATTAGTTATGGCGTTAATTATAGCGGTTCAAAATTTACAGAAATTACAAAGAAAGAAGGGATGGAAGAGCCACTTCATTATTGGGATCCATCTATTGCTCCTAGTGGAATGGCGTTTATTAATAGTGATAAATATGGTGATTGGAATGGGAATCTTTTAGTAGGCTCACTAAAATTTCAGTATTTAGATATGTGCACACTTAAAAATAATAAAGTAATTAAAGAAGAACGATTACTAGATGGATCTGGCAGAGTTAGGTCTGTAGAACAAGGTCCTGACGGTTATATTTACGTGGGCATTGAAAATTTAGGAATTGTAAAATTATTAAGAAAATGAATGAAGTATATAAATTAATAATATTAGGGTTGCTCCTTGTGTCTTGTGGTTCAAAAGAAAATAAAAAAGAAGCAACTACTTATCCAGAAAAAACAGCATTAAATCAAACTGACCCAAAGTTAAAAGAGAGTATTAATCTTGGCAAATTGGTATATGATGATATGTGCATCACATGCCATATGGTCAATGGCAAAGGAGTACCTAAAGCATTTCCTCCTATCGCAGATTCTGATTATCTAAGAGAAAATCAAAATGATTGCATTAAAGGAATTAAAAATGGGATGGCTGGAGAAATGGTTGTAAACGGAGTTGAATACAATAGTATTATGGCACCTTTAGGGCTAACAGATGATGAAGTTGCAGATGTTATGAACTATATAAATAATAGTTGGGGAAACAAGATTAACAACTTTGTAACCGTTAAGAAAGTTTCCGAATTATAAGAATCTTTTTAAAAACATATTAACTAACTTTGTTTGGATTCAAAAAAAATTCAAAATCAAAGCATGCTTATAATCGGAATTGCAGGTGGAACTGGATGTGGAAAAACCACTGTTGTAAATACTA
Coding sequences within:
- a CDS encoding LysR substrate-binding domain-containing protein translates to MTITQLKYALAIAEHKNFTKAAEKCFVTQPTLSTQIQKLEDELDIIIFDRGKKPIEVTDVGRKIIFQARNIVNEADRIQDIVDQQKGFIGGEFRLGIIPTVMPTLLPMFLNNFIKKYPKVKLKIEELTTEEIITRISDGHLDAAIASTPLESDNIKERVLYYEPFVAYVPNNHRLRDKKTIEVADLDIEDMLLLEDGHCFRDGVINLCKAFKNQTDDNFQLESGSIETLIKLSNEGMGMTLLPYLHTLDIREKLNPNLRHFTEPSPAREVSIIYHKSELKMQIIDAMHDVISGIIRGAIAFQNVEIVSPLSK
- a CDS encoding DUF4442 domain-containing protein; the protein is MNISPSKLNTFLMFKLPAAYFTGVRTKHLDDTTCIVSVKHRWVNQNPFKSMFWAVQGMAAELTTGALVMKKTKESGKKVSMLVANNNASFTKKATGRITFTCKEGHKIDDAISKAIETGEGQTVWLNANGINKDGVEVSSFNFEWTLKVKG
- a CDS encoding GIN domain-containing protein; translation: MKKILLILVLIMVVSPTIIAQEKIKGDRNVTIKQTYIDDFDTIVVDGDFSIEIVYNSKPSVNVEADDNLHDVIQFNVVDGILTFVETVGITSKKKLNITVNYGDALQNIEVKGDGEIRSLTSMEINNATLTTSGNSRAYLNIKTTNFLYKSSGKSKTRLNLTADSTKVELSDNSKLDALINSKVADFDLYTRSDAVIEGSANNSIIRLDNSTNFNSPKFDVKTTDVSLEDSSDLTMAVSENITLSASGNSEIYLYGSPAITITKFEDTAKLQKKKPK
- a CDS encoding DUF4440 domain-containing protein: MNQSIKSLLLCSIGILMSSGIALAQVDKNSDLFKTLAAKDSILFKVGFNKYKVEKSAELMFDDLEFYHDKGGISNSKEEFVKTMKNRLCRENNPEKVYRFLVEESLEVFPMYDNGKLYGALQNGKHFFSPNEFMNFEKTDNYALFSHLWIIEDDEWKLKRVISYNHISKAVENTVETVTVSKDTLESYTGTYSAKTVKVTISIKEDNLLLTSGEMITELKALTETLFAHPQAPLTFEFVRNDEENVNKILVRENDKIVEEVKKQ
- the trxB gene encoding thioredoxin-disulfide reductase — encoded protein: MSDTIEKVKCLIIGSGPAGYTAAIYASRANMFPVLYQGTQPGGQLTTTNDVENFPGYPDGITGPEMMMQLQKQAERFGTDVRHGWITKVDFSGDIHKVWVNDEKEIHASTIIISTGASAKYLGLPSEQKYLELGGGVSACAVCDGFFYRNQEVVIVGAGDSAAEEAHYLSKLCKKVTMLVRRDEFRASKIMANRVKNTDNIEILFNTETDEVLGDGQVVTGVRAFNNQTNEKFDISATGFFVAIGHKPNTDIFKDYLNLDETGYIINVVPGTSKTNVEGVFVSGDAADHVYRQAITAAGTGCMAALDAERYLAAKDADFEVATPTYN
- a CDS encoding head GIN domain-containing protein, whose protein sequence is MSTLTRIIITSIISILMLSCNFSMNFGEGVDGNRNVVTEDRNISNDFITIKVGQGLDLYITQSNAVSLSVEADENLHGLIITEVENGELRIYTNENIRRAASKKIMLNISDISAIKATSGGSVYDTKGLVLNELELNSTSGANIRLDVKTEVLNCRSTSGSNIILNGTTKELTAQATSGSNIRASKLKAESSKVKATSGANISINTNKALTARATSGGSVRYSGNPENINKSDSSSGSIRAQ
- a CDS encoding DUF4870 domain-containing protein, coding for MLDNHHKNLATFIHLSTFSRFIIPFGNFIGPIVLWAANKEKSEFIDQHGKQAINFQISVLLYAIIIGTISMPFFIFKLFRGLDVIDFHGFHNFHINIGEPSPLLYIGGGLGVLAVIAFIVELALIVKASLSARDGNVYKYPLTINFLK
- a CDS encoding c-type cytochrome, with protein sequence MNEVYKLIILGLLLVSCGSKENKKEATTYPEKTALNQTDPKLKESINLGKLVYDDMCITCHMVNGKGVPKAFPPIADSDYLRENQNDCIKGIKNGMAGEMVVNGVEYNSIMAPLGLTDDEVADVMNYINNSWGNKINNFVTVKKVSEL
- a CDS encoding PspC domain-containing protein, giving the protein MNKTVNINLAGIFFHIDEDAYLKLSRYLEAIKRSFTDSQGRSEIISDIEARIAELFSERIQNEKQVVGVKLVDEVITIMGQPEDYIVDDEIFEDEPQPRQRQNSRPTKKLYRDTDNSYIGGVAAGLAHYFGIESIWIRLIWLLLAIGSGGTFILIYLIFWALVPEAKTTAEKLTMSGDAVNISNIEKKIKDGIDTVSENLKNVDLKKHGDKLKEGFDNVSDNISETVKSVDFQKQGNRLKSSSQTFFDSIGSIMMFFLKVFAKFIGIILIIVGISTLISLIVALFTVGLTDAVHLPGMDLLYVANAANIPIWLMSMLLFFAIGIPFFFVFYLGLKILVNNLKSIGNIAKFTLLGLWLMAIIGLVITGVKQATEHAFDAKVGTKNELNIKAGDSINLSNSKLDDYNSYRYNHNGEFRIIEDDNGRSLVSSNIKYIVKSTTDSIASLTIEKEATGRNYDRAKKRAENINYEYRLNDNSLVLDNFLKTDIENKFSEQEVRVILYLPEGTVLYRDANFSRSWRNRYSSYGNNILNNIDSGHYYKITKDNAECLDCRQEIEQEVEEIETLTEDLSSNEDKPEVSLKIDEDGVDLEVNDN
- a CDS encoding TIGR00266 family protein, with translation MEKLPDYNDRNAHEIDYRIYGEEMQYVEIELDPDEGVIAESGSFMMMDDGIKMDTIFGDGSQKDTGFFGKILGAGKRILTGESLFMTAFYNNLTGKRNVSFASPYPGKIIPIDLMEFGGKFICQKDAFLCAAKGVSVGIEFSKKLGRGLFGGEGFIMQKLEGDGMAFVHAGGTTAVKTLAAGETLRVDTGCIIGFTQSVDYDIEFVGGIRNSIFGGEGLFFARLEGPGKVYIQSLPFSRLAGRVLASVPRGGKSKGEGSILGGLGDLLDGDNRFNFFGNI
- a CDS encoding PadR family transcriptional regulator produces the protein MKIENTKAQMRKGVLEYCILSILRDDDAYVAEILGTLKDAKMLVVEGTIYPLLTRLKNAGLLNYRWEESTSGPPRKYYGLTETGKLFLKELNSTWSDLQNAVNLVTSTKTTKK
- a CDS encoding PQQ-dependent sugar dehydrogenase, with translation MKIRLPILGLILISILTCAQDKNPINTKNSYEVIVSDLNIPWAFTFLPDGSMLINEKAGELIHFKNGKKISISGLPEIYVRGQGGLLDIILHPNYKDNGWIYFSYASSEGEGQGGNTAVARGKLDNNKLVNLEVLYKATPNTRRGQHFGSRLVFDKDGYLFFTIGERGNRDVNPQDFTRDCGKVYRLIDDGSIPNDNPFFNTPNAKKAIYSYGHRNPQGMILHPKTGDIWTHEHGPKGGDEINIIKSGKNYGWPIISYGVNYSGSKFTEITKKEGMEEPLHYWDPSIAPSGMAFINSDKYGDWNGNLLVGSLKFQYLDMCTLKNNKVIKEERLLDGSGRVRSVEQGPDGYIYVGIENLGIVKLLRK